Proteins found in one Microbacterium sp. LWS13-1.2 genomic segment:
- a CDS encoding GNAT family N-acetyltransferase: protein MTTTSTARLATGVPGALVHAADVPGLGRLEVSVLDPVGDLEVIHRWVTAPSARFWGLGDLTPEELRDLYAYVDGLTTHHAFLIRRDGLPIVLLQTYEPENDPVGEVYEVQPGDVGIHFLLGDRGAPATRFTTRVAHAIAGFLFSQPGAERIVIEPDVDNDRALARAGLFGFTLGPRVELPGKSGRLAFLTREEWRESAHPM from the coding sequence ATGACGACGACATCCACCGCACGTCTCGCGACCGGGGTCCCCGGCGCCCTCGTGCACGCCGCCGACGTGCCCGGGCTCGGCCGACTCGAGGTGTCAGTGCTCGACCCCGTCGGCGACCTCGAGGTCATCCACCGCTGGGTGACCGCTCCCTCCGCCCGCTTCTGGGGCCTCGGCGACCTGACTCCCGAAGAGCTCCGCGACCTGTACGCCTACGTCGACGGATTGACGACCCACCACGCGTTCCTGATCCGACGCGACGGCCTCCCGATCGTGCTTCTGCAGACCTACGAGCCTGAGAACGACCCGGTCGGCGAGGTCTACGAGGTGCAACCCGGCGATGTCGGCATCCACTTCCTCCTCGGCGACCGCGGCGCGCCCGCGACTCGGTTCACCACTCGCGTCGCGCACGCGATCGCAGGCTTCCTGTTCTCGCAGCCGGGTGCGGAGCGGATCGTGATCGAGCCGGACGTCGACAACGACCGCGCGCTCGCGCGCGCCGGCCTCTTCGGATTCACCCTCGGACCGCGCGTCGAGCTGCCGGGGAAGTCTGGGCGACTCGCGTTCCTCACACGTGAGGAGTGGAGAGAATCGGCGCACCCCATGTGA
- a CDS encoding penicillin acylase family protein, producing the protein MAEVYRDDLGIPHIRATDAGALAEAQGEVTARDRGWQIEVDRLRAAGRLSELIGEAGLAWDVFARRARLDDTARKALAGTDAETRAFVTRYAAGVRRGMTEAGRDAAEFRTLDGIFGDARPLEPWADHDPLGVLHVAHALFSTFPLLLWRQHVADTLGDAWVDVFAGYGDGGDETLPSSGSNAWALHGSRTDSGMPLLAGDPHRILELPGVYQQVRLACDEFDVVGLAFPGVPGIAHFGHTGDAAWGVTNAIAHSVDVFRERLRPMAGGYEALGPDGWRPVDVERTVVRVRGGRAVEVEALETERGTVVTDLRPDGEELVGWSVRMPARANADLGAGALLGLLRARTAEDVVAAFSGWVDPVNRVLAADRHGTVLSATLGTTPERTRDERRLPLDAGTTLPTDDHAGASPRAVADVAVDANERPADAAIDLGWAYPSSHRADRIRLLLDDLRPSSVDGFLPIWGDTAGGSMAALLAMLPSGALPSRAAAARDRLTAWDGRMDAASAAAGTFAAWRAALVRRVAAHPALRALHRPHGFGAVFDPWLGVTGQVAAALARLLEHPALRDDAPALVAAALDDAADAAGWGTTHRLLPLHVLAEVPGAADPGAGLDVPLSGDGDTVRCTGSTPGVTDRAWRGSVARWAWDLADRENSRWSVPFGAAGDPASPHFADQLAAWTDVRPVRVLTDWTRLRADTPTGAA; encoded by the coding sequence ATGGCGGAGGTGTATCGCGACGACCTCGGCATCCCCCACATCCGCGCGACGGATGCCGGGGCACTCGCCGAAGCGCAGGGAGAGGTCACGGCCCGCGACCGCGGCTGGCAGATCGAGGTCGACCGGCTGCGCGCAGCGGGCCGGCTGTCGGAGCTGATCGGCGAGGCAGGACTCGCGTGGGACGTGTTCGCACGCCGCGCGCGGCTCGATGACACCGCGCGCAAAGCGCTGGCGGGGACGGATGCCGAGACCCGCGCCTTCGTGACCCGCTACGCCGCAGGGGTCCGGCGCGGGATGACCGAGGCCGGTCGGGACGCAGCCGAGTTCCGCACGCTCGACGGGATCTTCGGAGACGCGCGACCGCTCGAGCCGTGGGCCGACCATGACCCGCTCGGCGTGCTCCACGTCGCGCATGCCCTGTTCTCCACGTTTCCGCTGCTGCTGTGGCGGCAGCACGTCGCCGACACCCTGGGCGACGCGTGGGTCGACGTGTTCGCGGGCTACGGCGACGGCGGCGACGAGACCCTGCCCTCGTCGGGCAGCAATGCGTGGGCGCTGCACGGCTCGCGCACCGACAGCGGGATGCCGCTGCTCGCCGGCGACCCGCACCGCATCCTTGAACTCCCCGGCGTCTACCAGCAGGTGCGGCTGGCGTGCGACGAGTTCGACGTCGTCGGGCTCGCGTTCCCCGGGGTGCCCGGCATCGCGCACTTCGGCCACACCGGCGACGCGGCGTGGGGCGTGACCAACGCCATCGCGCACTCGGTCGACGTCTTCCGCGAGCGTCTGCGACCCATGGCCGGCGGATACGAGGCGCTCGGCCCCGACGGCTGGCGCCCGGTCGACGTCGAACGCACCGTCGTGCGCGTGCGCGGCGGGCGCGCCGTCGAGGTCGAGGCGCTCGAGACCGAACGCGGCACCGTGGTGACCGACCTGCGACCCGACGGCGAAGAACTGGTCGGGTGGAGCGTCCGCATGCCCGCACGCGCGAACGCCGACCTCGGCGCCGGCGCGCTCCTCGGCCTGCTGCGCGCACGAACCGCCGAAGACGTGGTGGCAGCGTTCTCCGGCTGGGTCGATCCGGTCAACCGGGTGCTCGCCGCGGACCGGCACGGCACCGTGCTGTCGGCCACCCTCGGCACGACGCCCGAACGCACCCGCGATGAGCGCCGGCTTCCGCTCGACGCCGGCACGACGCTCCCGACCGACGACCACGCCGGGGCCTCGCCCCGCGCCGTAGCCGACGTCGCCGTGGACGCGAACGAACGTCCCGCGGACGCAGCGATCGACCTCGGCTGGGCATACCCGTCGTCTCACAGAGCCGACCGCATCCGCCTCCTGCTCGACGATCTCCGGCCGAGCTCCGTCGACGGATTCCTGCCGATCTGGGGCGACACGGCCGGCGGATCCATGGCGGCGCTGCTCGCCATGCTGCCGTCGGGTGCGCTGCCGTCGCGCGCGGCTGCGGCGCGCGATCGGCTCACCGCCTGGGACGGGCGGATGGATGCCGCATCCGCTGCCGCCGGCACGTTCGCCGCCTGGCGGGCCGCCCTCGTGCGGCGAGTGGCTGCGCACCCCGCGCTGCGCGCGCTGCACAGGCCCCACGGATTCGGCGCGGTGTTCGACCCGTGGCTCGGCGTCACCGGTCAGGTCGCCGCCGCGCTCGCACGGCTCCTGGAACATCCTGCCCTGCGCGACGACGCCCCCGCCCTGGTCGCCGCGGCGCTCGACGACGCCGCAGACGCGGCGGGCTGGGGGACGACGCATCGCCTCCTCCCGCTGCACGTCCTCGCGGAGGTGCCCGGCGCCGCGGATCCCGGCGCCGGCCTCGACGTTCCGCTCTCGGGAGACGGCGACACGGTGCGCTGCACGGGTTCGACCCCAGGGGTAACCGACCGGGCCTGGCGGGGATCGGTCGCACGGTGGGCGTGGGATCTCGCCGACCGCGAGAACAGCCGGTGGTCCGTCCCGTTCGGCGCGGCAGGCGACCCCGCTTCCCCGCACTTCGCCGACCAACTGGCGGCCTGGACGGACGTCCGTCCTGTGCGCGTCCTCACCGACTGGACGCGCCTGCGCGCCGATACCCCGACCGGAGCAGCATGA
- a CDS encoding IucA/IucC family siderophore biosynthesis protein — protein MISPALHLSPVALARAQRHLVAKAIVEFSHERLLSPDSIVGGWRLVVPHADVEYRFQAVRTELEHWIVDEASLRRLVDGEPAELDAQALILELQPLLGLSDQLLPIYLEEIASTLAGAAFKIARGGPSADELTTADFQTIETAMTEGHPGFVANNGRIGFGVSDHAAYAPESGRPFRLVWLAARRSLSHLALGAGLDETSLFCQELSPAERARFAARLAEIGEDPDGYHLLPVHPWQWENRISITFAPDIARRDLVLIGESADEYRAQQSVRTMFNTTHPDRHYVKTALAVQNMGFLRGLSPAYMRVTPAINDWVADLVAGDATLRESGFRVLRERASIGYTGDAYHRTPTPSAHRKMLAALWRESPIPLITPGERLATMASLLHRDASGRSFATSLVRASGIPAAQWVRAYLRVYLRPLAHSLLAHDLAFMPHGENLILILEGHVPTGVFMKDIGEEVALLADRAVPDDVRRIVAPVDDDEKALAIFTDVFDGVLRHLAGILHVDGTLPEAEFWRIAADIIDEHAGQHPDLESRVDLRADVFAHSCLNRLQLRNTLQMVDLADQSASLMYAGTLTNPIARSGAPTAAARELLEV, from the coding sequence ATGATCTCCCCCGCCCTGCACCTCTCCCCCGTGGCGCTCGCCCGGGCCCAGCGCCACCTCGTCGCGAAGGCGATCGTCGAGTTCAGCCACGAACGCCTGCTCAGCCCCGACTCGATCGTCGGGGGCTGGCGACTCGTCGTGCCGCACGCCGACGTCGAGTACCGGTTCCAGGCCGTCCGCACCGAGCTCGAGCATTGGATCGTCGACGAGGCGAGCCTGCGCCGTCTCGTCGACGGCGAACCGGCCGAACTCGACGCCCAGGCGCTCATCCTCGAGCTGCAGCCGCTGCTCGGCCTCTCCGACCAACTGCTGCCGATCTACCTCGAGGAGATCGCATCGACGCTCGCCGGCGCCGCGTTCAAGATCGCGCGGGGCGGGCCGTCCGCCGACGAGCTCACCACGGCGGACTTCCAGACCATCGAGACCGCCATGACGGAGGGCCACCCCGGCTTCGTCGCCAACAACGGGCGCATCGGGTTCGGCGTGTCCGACCACGCCGCGTACGCCCCCGAGTCCGGCCGCCCGTTCCGGCTGGTGTGGCTCGCCGCCCGCCGGTCGCTCTCGCACCTCGCGCTCGGCGCCGGCCTCGACGAGACATCCCTCTTCTGCCAGGAGCTCTCGCCCGCAGAGCGCGCCCGGTTCGCAGCACGCCTCGCGGAGATCGGCGAAGATCCCGACGGGTACCACCTGCTCCCCGTGCACCCGTGGCAGTGGGAGAACCGGATCTCGATCACGTTCGCTCCCGACATCGCCCGCCGGGATCTCGTCCTCATCGGCGAGAGTGCCGACGAGTACCGCGCCCAGCAGTCGGTGCGCACCATGTTCAACACCACCCACCCCGACCGCCACTACGTCAAGACGGCCCTCGCGGTGCAGAACATGGGCTTCCTCCGCGGCCTGTCTCCCGCGTACATGCGCGTCACACCCGCCATCAACGACTGGGTCGCCGACCTCGTCGCCGGCGACGCCACGCTCCGGGAGTCCGGCTTCCGCGTGCTGCGGGAGCGCGCGTCGATCGGCTACACCGGCGACGCGTACCACCGCACTCCGACGCCGTCAGCGCACCGCAAGATGCTCGCGGCGCTCTGGCGCGAGAGCCCGATTCCCCTCATCACTCCTGGCGAGCGTCTCGCCACCATGGCATCGCTGCTGCACCGCGACGCGTCCGGTCGCTCCTTCGCCACTTCCCTCGTGCGCGCGTCGGGCATCCCGGCGGCGCAGTGGGTGCGGGCGTACCTGCGCGTGTACCTGCGCCCGCTCGCGCACTCCCTGCTCGCCCACGACCTCGCGTTCATGCCGCACGGTGAGAACCTCATCCTGATCCTCGAGGGTCACGTGCCCACCGGGGTGTTCATGAAGGACATCGGCGAGGAGGTCGCGCTGCTCGCCGATCGCGCCGTACCCGACGACGTCCGCCGCATCGTGGCACCCGTCGACGACGACGAGAAGGCGCTCGCGATCTTCACCGACGTCTTCGACGGGGTCCTGCGCCACCTCGCCGGTATCCTGCACGTCGACGGCACGCTGCCGGAGGCCGAGTTCTGGCGGATCGCCGCCGACATCATCGACGAGCACGCGGGGCAGCATCCCGATCTCGAGTCCCGCGTCGATCTGCGCGCCGACGTGTTCGCGCACTCCTGCCTGAACCGCCTGCAGCTGCGCAACACGCTGCAGATGGTGGACCTCGCCGATCAGTCGGCCTCGCTGATGTACGCCGGAACCCTGACGAACCCGATCGCGCGATCGGGTGCGCCGACCGCGGCCGCGCGTGAGCTTCTGGAAGTCTGA
- a CDS encoding GNAT family N-acetyltransferase produces the protein MSLVAADPRRDASVLHRWLADPHAAFWEMGGHDVDAVCDYLASVVTDPYQDAWLGLVDGAPTFFAETYDPAHVLLSGIHDTVPGDLGMHVLIAPPGDHPRHGLTDAVFAAVMAWCFDELGAERVVVEPDSRNHLIRRKNVRAGFTELRHVTIEDGAYRKAAVLSVCTRDDYRRSELAATGKALP, from the coding sequence GTGTCGCTCGTCGCCGCCGACCCGCGCCGGGACGCATCCGTGCTGCATCGGTGGCTCGCCGACCCGCACGCCGCGTTCTGGGAGATGGGCGGTCACGACGTCGACGCCGTCTGCGACTATCTCGCGAGCGTGGTGACCGACCCGTACCAGGATGCCTGGCTTGGGCTGGTGGACGGCGCGCCGACGTTCTTCGCCGAGACGTACGACCCGGCGCACGTGCTGCTGAGCGGCATCCATGACACGGTCCCCGGCGATCTGGGGATGCATGTGCTCATCGCGCCGCCCGGCGACCACCCCCGGCACGGCTTGACCGACGCGGTGTTCGCCGCCGTCATGGCATGGTGCTTCGACGAACTCGGCGCAGAGCGCGTCGTCGTCGAACCGGACTCCCGCAACCACCTGATCCGCCGCAAGAACGTGCGTGCCGGATTCACCGAACTGCGCCACGTGACGATCGAGGACGGCGCCTACCGCAAGGCGGCCGTGCTGTCGGTGTGCACGCGCGACGACTACCGCCGTTCAGAACTGGCCGCCACCGGAAAGGCACTCCCATGA
- a CDS encoding SidA/IucD/PvdA family monooxygenase encodes MTGHVHDVVGVGIGPFNLGLACLARPTELDAVFLDRSDGFRWHHGMMIEGATIQVPFLADLVTMADPTSEFSFVNWLKHTGRLYPFYIRESFYALRAEYDAYCRWAADRLPNLRWNHEVVAIEHDLDDDDVYVVRAMRTDTGEQSELRARHVVLGVGTRPTIPPPLRGIDGPAIHSSEYVDRRDELRASDSITVVGSGQSAAEIYRDLLDGVREGGYRLDWITRSPRFFPMEYTKLTLEMTSPEYTDHFHALPLDIRQHLGREQRSLYKGISGELIDDIYDTLYRLSADGPVPTTLLTDTEVTSAEWDGDRYRLRLRHGQLDREHERETASLVLATGYAAETPPFLSPVAERLDHDALGRLAVARDYSVDGGRGRVFVQNGEEHTHGLTAPDLGFGAWRNSSILASIIGREVYPIERRIAFQDFGVPADAFETASAGSGVTR; translated from the coding sequence ATGACCGGGCACGTGCACGACGTCGTCGGGGTCGGGATCGGGCCCTTCAACCTCGGGCTGGCCTGCCTCGCCCGGCCCACGGAGCTCGACGCGGTGTTCCTCGACCGCAGCGATGGGTTCCGGTGGCACCACGGCATGATGATCGAAGGCGCGACCATCCAGGTGCCGTTCCTCGCGGACCTCGTCACGATGGCCGACCCGACGTCGGAGTTCTCCTTCGTCAACTGGCTCAAGCACACCGGCCGGCTGTACCCGTTCTACATCCGCGAGAGCTTCTATGCGCTGCGCGCCGAGTACGACGCATACTGCCGATGGGCCGCGGATCGGCTGCCGAACCTGCGCTGGAATCACGAGGTCGTCGCCATCGAGCATGACCTCGACGACGACGACGTCTACGTCGTCCGCGCCATGCGCACCGACACCGGCGAGCAGAGCGAGCTGCGGGCGCGCCACGTGGTGCTCGGTGTCGGCACCCGGCCGACCATCCCGCCGCCGCTGCGCGGCATCGACGGCCCCGCGATCCACAGTTCGGAGTACGTCGACCGCCGCGACGAGCTGCGCGCGTCGGACTCGATCACGGTGGTCGGCAGCGGGCAGTCGGCCGCGGAGATCTACCGCGACCTGCTGGACGGCGTGCGCGAGGGCGGGTACCGGCTGGACTGGATCACCCGTTCGCCGCGGTTCTTCCCGATGGAGTACACCAAGCTGACGCTGGAGATGACCTCGCCGGAGTACACCGATCATTTCCACGCCCTCCCGCTCGACATCCGTCAGCACCTCGGCCGTGAGCAGCGCAGCCTCTACAAGGGCATCTCGGGCGAGCTCATCGACGACATCTACGACACCCTCTACCGCCTCAGCGCCGACGGCCCAGTGCCGACCACGCTCCTGACCGACACGGAGGTGACGTCGGCCGAGTGGGACGGCGATCGCTACCGTCTGCGCCTACGCCACGGACAGCTCGACCGCGAGCACGAACGCGAGACGGCCTCCCTCGTGCTCGCCACCGGCTATGCCGCAGAGACGCCGCCGTTCCTCTCCCCCGTGGCCGAGCGCCTCGACCACGACGCTCTCGGGCGTCTCGCGGTCGCCCGCGACTACAGCGTCGACGGCGGCCGCGGCCGGGTGTTCGTGCAGAACGGCGAGGAGCACACCCACGGCCTCACGGCACCCGACCTCGGTTTCGGGGCGTGGCGCAATTCGTCGATCCTCGCGTCGATCATCGGCCGCGAGGTCTATCCGATCGAACGCCGCATCGCCTTCCAGGACTTCGGTGTCCCCGCCGACGCGTTCGAGACGGCGAGCGCGGGATCCGGGGTGACACGATGA
- a CDS encoding pyridoxal-dependent decarboxylase, protein MTSELTPSPGSYKLGKPNLTEGVLVHELLTRPTADLYRSLVAQTSSRVATRFETVTQPFSGAARSDLQELVDGVALDADGIGTAGAIREIDQLFLEHAVWFHHPSYAAHLNCPVALPAVAAETVLAAVNTSVDTYDQSTVGTLMERRLLTWTSDRIGFPHGSGVFTSGGTQSNLHALLLAREAALARTELARPRALARLVVFATASSHFSVGKSALLLGLSEDAVIAVADDGEGRMDAAALAIALREAEASGRLPMAVVATAGTTDRGVIDPLAPIADVCDAGGTWLHVDAAYGCGLLVSPRRRHLLAGIERARSVTVDFHKSFFQPVSSSALLVREPRDLSAGAWHADYLNPLENEEPNQVDVSLQTTRRFDALKLWVTLRAVGAERLGEMFDTVIDLARQVSDEVAADPELELVGRTQLSTVLFRVRPAGADAARQDALVAGVRRVLFESGRALVAKTVIDGRPCLKLTLLNPETTVDDIRGVLEMVKDAATTLAGIAPEFDELLADAEANA, encoded by the coding sequence ATGACGTCCGAGTTGACACCCTCACCAGGATCGTACAAGTTAGGTAAGCCAAACCTAACCGAAGGAGTGCTGGTGCACGAGTTGCTGACACGCCCCACTGCCGACCTCTATCGTTCGCTCGTCGCTCAGACCTCGTCCCGAGTGGCGACGCGCTTCGAGACGGTGACCCAGCCGTTCTCCGGCGCGGCGCGCTCGGATCTGCAGGAACTCGTCGACGGCGTCGCGCTCGACGCCGACGGCATCGGGACGGCCGGCGCCATCCGCGAGATCGATCAGCTGTTCCTCGAGCACGCCGTCTGGTTCCATCACCCGTCCTATGCGGCGCACCTCAACTGCCCGGTCGCGCTGCCTGCGGTGGCCGCCGAGACCGTCCTCGCGGCTGTGAACACCTCGGTCGACACCTACGACCAGTCCACCGTCGGCACCCTCATGGAACGCCGCCTGCTGACATGGACCTCAGACCGCATCGGGTTCCCGCACGGCAGCGGGGTGTTCACCTCGGGTGGCACGCAGTCGAACCTCCATGCCCTCCTCCTCGCTCGCGAAGCCGCGCTCGCGCGGACGGAGCTCGCGCGTCCGCGGGCGCTTGCGCGTCTGGTCGTTTTCGCGACGGCGTCGAGCCACTTCAGCGTGGGCAAGTCGGCCCTGCTTCTCGGCTTGAGCGAAGACGCGGTGATCGCCGTGGCCGACGACGGCGAGGGACGCATGGATGCCGCGGCCCTGGCTATCGCGCTGCGCGAGGCCGAGGCATCCGGTCGCCTTCCGATGGCGGTCGTCGCGACCGCCGGTACCACCGACCGCGGTGTCATCGACCCGCTCGCACCGATCGCGGACGTGTGCGACGCCGGCGGCACATGGCTGCACGTCGATGCGGCGTACGGATGCGGGCTCCTCGTCTCACCGCGCCGCCGGCACCTCCTCGCCGGGATCGAGCGGGCCCGATCGGTCACCGTCGACTTCCACAAGAGCTTCTTCCAGCCGGTGTCGTCGAGCGCGCTGCTGGTGCGCGAACCGCGAGACCTCTCGGCGGGCGCGTGGCATGCCGACTATCTCAATCCGCTCGAGAACGAGGAGCCGAACCAGGTCGATGTGTCACTGCAGACGACGCGCCGCTTCGACGCGCTGAAGCTGTGGGTGACGCTGCGCGCCGTCGGCGCGGAGCGTCTGGGCGAGATGTTCGACACCGTCATCGACCTCGCGCGGCAGGTGAGCGACGAGGTCGCGGCCGATCCCGAGCTGGAACTCGTCGGCCGGACGCAGCTGAGCACGGTGCTGTTCCGTGTCCGGCCGGCCGGAGCGGATGCCGCGAGGCAGGACGCCCTGGTGGCGGGTGTCCGGCGGGTCCTGTTCGAGTCGGGGCGCGCGCTCGTCGCCAAGACGGTGATCGACGGCCGCCCCTGCCTGAAGCTCACCCTGCTGAACCCCGAGACCACGGTCGACGACATCCGCGGGGTCCTCGAGATGGTGAAGGATGCCGCGACCACGCTCGCGGGGATCGCCCCGGAGTTCGACGAGCTTCTCGCCGATGCGGAGGCGAACGCATGA
- the panD gene encoding aspartate 1-decarboxylase, producing MLRTMLKSKLHRATVTGSDLNYVGSITIDADLLALADILENEQVHVVDVNNGARFETYTIAGERGSGVVQINGAAARLVHTGDIVIVMSYGQYEREELTRHRPIVVDLGEERDGAAANTAVRVLTTAG from the coding sequence GTGCTTCGAACGATGCTCAAATCCAAGCTGCACCGGGCGACCGTGACCGGCAGCGACCTCAACTACGTCGGTTCCATCACCATCGACGCCGATCTCCTCGCACTCGCCGACATCCTCGAGAACGAACAGGTCCACGTGGTGGACGTGAACAACGGAGCCCGCTTCGAGACCTACACGATCGCGGGCGAGCGAGGCTCGGGGGTGGTGCAGATCAACGGCGCGGCGGCACGCCTCGTGCACACCGGGGACATCGTCATCGTGATGTCGTACGGCCAGTACGAGCGTGAAGAGCTGACGCGCCATCGCCCGATCGTCGTAGACCTCGGCGAGGAGCGGGATGGCGCCGCCGCCAATACGGCTGTCCGCGTGCTGACGACCGCGGGGTAG
- a CDS encoding dihydrofolate reductase family protein, with protein MSTLMVDYIISLDGYGAAEGWPGFWGMEGPEYLDWLGEDGQQEIIHLMGATTYRLMAEFAGQNDDPGSVALNNARKVVFSSTLIEPLSWPNSELVRGDAIAAVREMKDVESAGLHTLGSLSLSRSLIAAGLVDRFRVVVFPVITGKTGKERIFDGYPDLSLELVQSRTFDGQIQLLEYIPTVLDAPPGAGA; from the coding sequence ATGTCAACGTTGATGGTGGACTACATCATTTCGCTCGACGGCTATGGTGCCGCCGAGGGCTGGCCCGGCTTCTGGGGTATGGAAGGACCCGAGTACCTTGACTGGCTGGGGGAGGACGGTCAGCAGGAGATCATTCACCTCATGGGCGCGACGACCTACCGGCTGATGGCGGAGTTCGCGGGTCAGAACGACGATCCCGGTTCCGTGGCGCTGAACAATGCGCGCAAGGTGGTGTTCTCCTCCACGCTCATCGAGCCACTGTCGTGGCCCAACTCCGAACTGGTCCGTGGCGACGCGATCGCCGCCGTCAGAGAGATGAAGGACGTCGAGTCCGCCGGGCTGCATACGCTCGGCAGTCTCAGCCTGAGCCGGTCGCTGATCGCTGCCGGGCTCGTAGACCGCTTCCGCGTCGTCGTGTTCCCCGTGATCACCGGGAAGACCGGGAAGGAGCGCATCTTCGACGGCTATCCGGACCTGTCCCTCGAACTCGTGCAGAGCCGTACCTTCGACGGCCAGATCCAACTGCTGGAGTACATTCCCACCGTCCTGGACGCACCTCCCGGGGCCGGTGCCTGA